One genomic segment of Mycolicibacterium psychrotolerans includes these proteins:
- a CDS encoding TetR/AcrR family transcriptional regulator has product MAAGTGRKSAAGEDSRVIRTRADVARTALDVLVTEGSDALTHARVAEVAGYSKTTLYSHWPSRFDLLKAALDAIGELPHQEPTDDLRADLIGELTMFRQAVVDRHLDRVLSAMAQWASVETMAEIRDALNTEAQRPIRGMLETAFDGARLEAAISMLAGVVACPSLMFGAVPDDDVIEAAVDIVLDGRKTKRARRDSNP; this is encoded by the coding sequence ATGGCAGCCGGCACCGGCAGGAAGTCCGCGGCAGGTGAAGACTCCCGCGTCATCCGCACCCGCGCCGACGTCGCGCGGACCGCGCTCGACGTCCTGGTCACCGAGGGGTCCGACGCGCTGACCCATGCCCGGGTCGCGGAAGTGGCCGGCTACTCGAAGACGACGCTCTACAGCCACTGGCCGTCCCGGTTCGACCTGCTCAAGGCGGCACTGGACGCCATCGGTGAGCTCCCCCACCAGGAGCCCACCGACGATCTGCGCGCCGACCTGATCGGGGAACTGACGATGTTCCGTCAGGCGGTGGTCGATCGGCACCTCGACCGCGTGCTCTCGGCGATGGCGCAGTGGGCGTCTGTGGAGACGATGGCCGAGATCCGTGACGCCCTGAACACCGAGGCGCAGCGCCCGATCCGCGGCATGCTGGAGACGGCGTTCGACGGCGCCCGCCTGGAGGCGGCGATCTCGATGCTGGCCGGGGTGGTGGCGTGCCCGTCGCTGATGTTCGGCGCCGTGCCGGACGATGACGTCATCGAGGCCGCGGTGGACATCGTGCTCGACGGGAGAAAGACGAAGCGCGCCCGAAGGGATTCGAACCCCTAA
- a CDS encoding bacteriorhodopsin-like, producing the protein MIPEELTQAQFDTVYNLLSLVIAAQLFGAIFLFAVQPRVLPRYRQALVMSGIVCGIAAYHYFRIFESFKGAFVTDAQGGRGTYVQAAGESFNEGYRYVDWLLTVPLLLAELIVVLALARKLRNSLLYRLIPASALMIALGYPGEISGDNLTRNVFGLLSTLPFLYILYVLFVELTRSLDRQPAAVRATVSRMRILLLATWGVYPIAYIIPLLGIDGAAAWVAKQGGYSIADILAKVLYGLLIYKIARLKSFADDAEFAGRENEGHDGVVVAGNGSAPVTVGVGRKDTTATTA; encoded by the coding sequence ATGATTCCTGAAGAACTGACCCAGGCCCAATTCGACACGGTCTACAACCTGCTGTCCCTGGTGATCGCGGCTCAACTGTTCGGCGCGATCTTCCTGTTCGCCGTCCAGCCGCGTGTGCTCCCGCGCTACCGTCAGGCGCTGGTGATGTCCGGAATCGTCTGCGGCATCGCGGCCTATCACTACTTCCGCATCTTCGAATCGTTCAAGGGCGCCTTCGTGACCGACGCGCAGGGCGGACGAGGAACCTACGTCCAGGCCGCCGGCGAATCGTTCAACGAGGGGTACCGATACGTCGACTGGCTGCTGACGGTGCCGCTTCTGCTCGCCGAGCTCATCGTGGTGCTGGCGCTGGCCCGCAAGTTGCGTAACTCGCTGCTCTACCGCCTGATCCCGGCGTCGGCTCTGATGATCGCGCTCGGCTACCCCGGCGAGATCAGCGGGGACAACCTGACCCGCAACGTCTTCGGGCTGCTCTCCACGCTGCCGTTCCTGTACATCCTCTACGTGCTGTTCGTCGAGCTCACCCGCTCGCTGGACCGTCAGCCGGCCGCGGTGCGCGCCACCGTCAGCCGGATGCGCATCCTGCTGCTGGCCACCTGGGGTGTGTACCCGATCGCCTACATCATCCCGCTGCTCGGCATCGACGGTGCGGCGGCGTGGGTGGCCAAACAGGGCGGTTACTCGATCGCCGACATCCTGGCCAAGGTGCTCTACGGCCTGTTGATCTACAAGATCGCGCGGCTCAAGTCCTTCGCCGACGACGCCGAGTTCGCCGGGCGGGAGAACGAGGGCCACGACGGAGTCGTGGTGGCGGGCAACGGTTCGGCTCCCGTGACGGTCGGGGTCGGCCGGAAGGACACCACGGCGACCACGGCCTAG
- a CDS encoding Brp/Blh family beta-carotene 15,15'-dioxygenase, which yields MSRSALSTSAVWSRWLTVGTVLATGGHLFGVPALSPSLALVIVGLGLIAGVPHGAVDHLMATRLARGRSMTAVVAVYAAVAAVAWVLLRWAGPAALVAVVTLSAVHFGLGELEVSRRLTGWRPGRLTAAATVVAGCGALALPLARSGEQFSAVASAVSPGLARLLAAAPLQIGVTVGWLVCAGLAIVAALRDGRGVVALDIALIGALGFLAPPLVAFAVWFGGWHALRHSARLLTVEPGCAAMLVAGHRRAAVHRLARLAALPSLAVLTAIGALGWITLASPEPTAAVGEALRVLLALTVPHMVVVLWLDRSSEVEREPVPSGSPA from the coding sequence ATGTCACGCAGCGCGCTGTCGACGTCCGCGGTCTGGTCGCGGTGGCTGACGGTCGGCACCGTGCTGGCGACGGGCGGGCACCTGTTCGGGGTGCCCGCCCTGTCGCCGTCGCTCGCGCTGGTGATCGTCGGCCTCGGGTTGATCGCGGGAGTGCCCCATGGAGCGGTCGACCATCTGATGGCGACCCGCCTGGCGCGAGGGCGCTCGATGACCGCCGTGGTCGCGGTGTATGCGGCGGTGGCCGCGGTGGCGTGGGTGCTGCTGCGGTGGGCCGGCCCGGCGGCGCTCGTCGCGGTGGTCACGCTCAGCGCGGTGCACTTCGGGCTCGGCGAACTCGAGGTGAGCCGCCGGCTGACGGGCTGGCGGCCCGGTCGGCTGACCGCTGCCGCGACTGTCGTGGCCGGCTGCGGGGCTCTGGCACTGCCACTGGCCCGTTCCGGCGAGCAGTTCTCGGCGGTCGCGTCCGCCGTCTCACCGGGTCTGGCGCGCCTGCTCGCGGCGGCGCCGCTGCAGATCGGCGTGACGGTGGGGTGGCTGGTCTGCGCCGGGCTCGCGATCGTCGCAGCGTTGCGGGACGGTCGTGGTGTGGTCGCGCTCGACATCGCGCTGATCGGCGCGCTTGGCTTCCTCGCGCCTCCGCTGGTCGCCTTCGCGGTGTGGTTCGGGGGCTGGCACGCGCTGCGTCACTCCGCGCGGCTGCTGACCGTCGAACCCGGGTGCGCGGCGATGCTCGTGGCCGGTCACCGCCGCGCGGCGGTGCACCGGCTGGCCCGACTGGCCGCGTTGCCGTCGCTGGCGGTGCTCACCGCAATCGGCGCTCTGGGCTGGATCACCCTCGCGTCGCCGGAGCCGACAGCGGCCGTGGGCGAGGCGCTGCGCGTACTGCTCGCCCTCACCGTCCCGCACATGGTGGTCGTGCTGTGGCTGGACCGATCCTCCGAGGTCGAGCGCGAACCGGTCCCGAGCGGCTCGCCGGCCTAG
- the ctaD gene encoding aa3-type cytochrome oxidase subunit I encodes MAIVEKPEALVPRRPFPPRLGPKGNLIYKLVTTTDHKLIGIMYCVACFFFFMVGGLMALFIRTELAIPGLQFLSNEQYNQLFTMHGTAMLLFYATPIVFGFANLVLPLQIGAPDVAFPRLNALSFWLFLFGALIALAGFITPGGAADFGWTAYSPLTDAIHSPGVGGDLWIFGLGVGGLGTILGAVNMVTTVVCMRAPGMTMFRMPIFTWNILVTSILVLMVFPLLTAALFGLAADRHLGAHVYDPANGGAILWQHLFWFFGHPEVYIIALPFFGIVSEIFPVFSRKPIFGYTTLIYATLAIAALSMGVWAHHMFATGAVLLPFFSFMTFLIAVPTGIKFFNWIGTMWKGQLTFETPMLFAVGFIVTFLLGGLSGVILASPPLDFHVTDSYFVVAHFHYVLFGTIVFATYAGIYFWFPKMTGRLLDERLGKVHFWLTLIGFHTTFLVQHWLGNEGMPRRYADYLPTDGFTTLNIVSTIGSFILGLSMLPFVWNIFKSWRYGEPVMVDDPWGYGNSLEWATSCPPPRHNFTELPRIRSERPAFELHYPHMVERMRAEAHAGRAHGPDDDGDVTRLDVADVRT; translated from the coding sequence GTGGCGATCGTCGAGAAGCCGGAAGCACTGGTCCCGCGCAGGCCGTTCCCTCCCCGGCTGGGGCCCAAGGGCAACCTGATCTACAAGCTGGTCACGACCACCGATCACAAGCTGATCGGGATCATGTACTGCGTCGCGTGCTTCTTTTTCTTCATGGTCGGCGGACTGATGGCGCTGTTCATCCGCACCGAGCTCGCGATCCCGGGGCTGCAGTTCCTGTCCAACGAGCAGTACAACCAGCTGTTCACGATGCACGGCACCGCGATGCTGCTGTTCTACGCGACGCCGATCGTGTTCGGCTTCGCGAACCTGGTGCTGCCGCTGCAGATCGGTGCGCCCGACGTGGCGTTCCCGCGGCTGAACGCCCTGTCGTTCTGGCTGTTCCTGTTCGGGGCCCTGATCGCGCTGGCCGGATTCATCACCCCCGGCGGTGCCGCGGACTTCGGGTGGACGGCATACTCGCCGCTCACCGACGCGATCCACTCGCCCGGTGTCGGCGGCGATCTGTGGATCTTCGGGCTCGGGGTGGGTGGTCTGGGCACCATTCTCGGCGCGGTCAACATGGTGACGACGGTGGTGTGCATGCGCGCGCCGGGTATGACGATGTTCCGCATGCCGATCTTCACCTGGAACATCCTGGTGACCTCGATCCTGGTGCTGATGGTGTTCCCGCTGCTGACCGCGGCGCTGTTCGGCCTGGCGGCCGACCGGCACCTCGGCGCGCACGTGTACGACCCGGCCAACGGTGGCGCAATCCTGTGGCAGCACCTGTTCTGGTTCTTCGGGCATCCGGAGGTGTACATCATCGCGCTGCCGTTCTTCGGCATCGTCAGCGAGATCTTCCCGGTCTTCAGCCGCAAGCCGATCTTCGGCTACACCACGCTGATCTACGCGACGCTGGCCATCGCGGCGCTGTCGATGGGTGTGTGGGCGCACCATATGTTCGCGACGGGAGCTGTTCTCCTCCCCTTCTTCTCGTTCATGACGTTCCTGATCGCCGTCCCGACGGGCATCAAGTTCTTCAACTGGATCGGCACGATGTGGAAGGGGCAGTTGACCTTCGAGACCCCGATGCTGTTCGCCGTCGGGTTCATCGTGACGTTCCTGCTCGGCGGGCTTTCGGGGGTCATCCTGGCCAGCCCGCCGCTGGACTTCCACGTCACGGACTCGTACTTCGTGGTGGCCCACTTCCACTACGTGCTGTTCGGCACGATCGTGTTCGCGACCTATGCGGGCATCTACTTCTGGTTCCCGAAGATGACGGGCCGGCTGCTCGATGAGCGGCTGGGCAAGGTGCACTTCTGGCTGACGCTCATCGGGTTCCACACCACGTTCCTGGTGCAGCACTGGCTCGGCAATGAGGGCATGCCGCGTCGCTACGCCGACTACCTGCCGACCGACGGGTTCACCACGCTGAACATCGTGTCGACGATCGGCTCGTTCATCCTCGGTCTGTCGATGCTGCCGTTCGTCTGGAACATCTTCAAGAGCTGGCGTTACGGCGAGCCGGTGATGGTCGACGATCCGTGGGGTTACGGCAACTCCCTGGAGTGGGCGACGTCCTGCCCGCCGCCGCGGCACAACTTCACCGAGCTGCCCCGGATCCGTTCGGAGCGGCCGGCATTCGAGCTGCACTACCCGCACATGGTGGAGCGGATGCGTGCTGAGGCGCACGCCGGACGCGCCCACGGCCCGGACGACGACGGGGACGTGACCCGCCTCGACGTGGCGGACGTTCGCACCTGA
- a CDS encoding tetratricopeptide repeat protein, which translates to MSDTGGASDVAAACLHREDYPQAAHVLRAALAEDPYNTVLLVQFAQASLGLKDHAGAASAAWAALGVEPSNEHAMRLYTLALNGQGRAADALSMAWRTVSEHPQSALAQYTYAGLLRESGQEAKALAVVNEALRLDPANADALVLRGDIYRSTWGAAAAEAQYAEALRLSPNHALATHNLAVSRLRLGTLTQAVRGLLAAARLETALGQLVIDNIGVAVTKVLRMATASVVFLAVALIVVMAAHDDALPTVIPRVAAGVLSAALMVPLVWVVRTVPEPTLSSVLRQRLLSAVRMAFVAVAVVLGAVTAVAGSNPVSDVAGTLLLFGVFGLTVLGWVTGA; encoded by the coding sequence ATGTCCGACACCGGGGGAGCCAGCGACGTCGCGGCGGCATGCCTGCATCGCGAGGACTATCCGCAAGCGGCGCATGTGTTGCGCGCTGCGCTGGCCGAAGATCCGTACAACACCGTCCTGCTGGTGCAATTCGCGCAGGCGAGCCTCGGCCTGAAAGATCATGCGGGCGCCGCGTCGGCCGCGTGGGCGGCGCTGGGCGTGGAGCCGTCGAACGAACACGCGATGCGGCTCTACACGCTCGCGCTGAACGGGCAGGGCCGGGCCGCCGATGCACTGTCGATGGCATGGCGGACCGTCAGCGAGCACCCGCAGTCAGCGTTGGCGCAGTACACCTACGCCGGCCTGTTACGCGAGTCCGGCCAGGAGGCCAAGGCGCTGGCGGTGGTCAACGAGGCGCTGCGGCTGGATCCGGCGAATGCGGACGCTCTGGTGCTGCGTGGCGACATCTACCGGTCGACGTGGGGTGCGGCGGCTGCGGAGGCACAGTACGCCGAGGCGCTGCGACTCTCGCCGAATCATGCTCTGGCGACGCACAATCTGGCGGTCAGCAGGCTGCGCTTGGGAACGTTGACGCAGGCGGTGCGCGGACTGCTGGCGGCGGCCCGTCTCGAAACGGCGTTGGGGCAATTGGTGATCGACAACATCGGCGTTGCGGTGACCAAGGTCCTGCGGATGGCGACGGCGTCGGTGGTATTCCTGGCGGTCGCGCTGATCGTGGTGATGGCTGCGCACGATGACGCGCTGCCGACGGTCATCCCGAGGGTCGCGGCAGGGGTGTTGAGTGCTGCACTGATGGTCCCGCTGGTCTGGGTGGTCCGTACGGTGCCGGAGCCGACGCTGTCTTCGGTTCTGCGCCAACGGCTTCTGTCGGCGGTGCGGATGGCTTTCGTCGCGGTCGCTGTGGTGCTGGGGGCGGTGACGGCGGTAGCGGGTTCCAACCCGGTGTCCGATGTGGCGGGCACGCTGCTGCTGTTCGGGGTGTTCGGGCTGACGGTGCTCGGTTGGGTGACGGGGGCCTAG
- a CDS encoding WXG100-like domain-containing protein yields MRIEVDPDALIAAGRQTGALGGQLARLSDALGAALGGGISSGMDPAGLNFGMKYGHQAGAFTSAVADAANAFTSVGTLLEASGFNYRNADAASTIGGPGPAGGLGADPGKALPAHVPPGPNGVTVPPPSKWYMIQPLLQVVPGLGQVAGIAMTWPSGNAAMMGVTATQWRNFATGFALIEPQLTGIKAAVAAQQIPEGAAMTTALDSLGTAISSLADVSSSVAQSISDFASGVQGTQDAIRRLLDRLSLDGLWDTVTGFLTGEGDDILREVARDVGTVLHNFQQQVKGIVGLLDELTGLIGDAATAFQKWIRPILVEQFGDGAGNALANAVTLYTDVQVGAVTGLIGTVSGVVAMADPDTWKGMAEMALSVAKDPSTLPGVLENMGKEFVAWDKWSGDHPGRAAGEAAFNIGSLFVPGGALSKTGSVAKGLNLSRRVLEEGRLPGVRELGSWTRGTPNPIETPRVPEFTPAAPGGVPPVRPEGVPPVGPGQSTGAGGPSGTGPARTGEPPAAAGRPPGSGAEGGAGPRAPVEQAGRGGSGAEAAPRSGATAASPSPAPESGENSSAHPSGGHGSERTQDRIAHTHGESADRHDEIPPAAHDSPPLEVDSERASHIAHQLNEAYLHGSSTHDLARQLSDFSTHHVHDEGHLPGNVDRVVLGKWDGQDGGYIGEARANGGIYYDTGQEPWDSLTVGLSHEQVSDLGWQVNEEFLRTQMENGVSRIEYILDSQYASLEEVMIKRQGSFSAMEIEFLTENAPQYGYRRSGNTWVKG; encoded by the coding sequence GTGCGCATCGAGGTTGATCCGGACGCGCTGATCGCCGCGGGACGGCAGACCGGCGCACTGGGCGGCCAGCTGGCGCGGCTGTCGGATGCGTTGGGCGCGGCGCTGGGCGGCGGCATCTCCTCGGGTATGGATCCGGCCGGGCTGAACTTCGGCATGAAGTACGGCCATCAGGCCGGCGCTTTCACCTCCGCGGTCGCAGATGCGGCGAACGCCTTCACGTCGGTGGGAACGCTGTTGGAGGCCAGCGGCTTCAACTACCGCAACGCCGACGCCGCGTCGACGATCGGGGGGCCCGGTCCGGCGGGAGGTCTCGGCGCTGACCCCGGTAAGGCGCTACCCGCGCACGTGCCGCCCGGACCCAACGGCGTCACCGTTCCCCCGCCGTCGAAGTGGTACATGATCCAGCCGCTGTTGCAGGTGGTGCCGGGGCTCGGCCAGGTCGCGGGAATCGCGATGACGTGGCCGTCGGGCAACGCCGCGATGATGGGGGTGACCGCGACCCAGTGGCGCAACTTCGCCACCGGATTCGCGTTGATCGAGCCGCAACTGACCGGCATCAAGGCCGCCGTCGCCGCCCAGCAGATCCCCGAGGGCGCGGCCATGACGACCGCACTGGACAGCCTGGGCACGGCGATCTCCTCACTGGCGGATGTGAGTTCCTCGGTGGCGCAGTCGATCTCGGATTTCGCGTCCGGTGTGCAGGGGACCCAGGACGCCATCCGGCGGCTGTTGGACCGGCTGTCGCTGGACGGTCTGTGGGACACGGTGACCGGCTTCCTCACCGGCGAGGGCGACGACATCCTGCGCGAGGTGGCCCGCGATGTCGGCACCGTGCTGCACAACTTTCAGCAGCAGGTGAAGGGCATCGTCGGACTGCTCGACGAACTGACCGGGCTGATCGGTGACGCGGCGACGGCGTTCCAGAAGTGGATCCGCCCGATCCTGGTGGAGCAGTTCGGCGACGGGGCGGGCAACGCGCTGGCCAATGCGGTCACGCTCTACACCGACGTCCAGGTGGGTGCCGTCACCGGGCTGATCGGCACCGTGTCCGGGGTGGTGGCGATGGCCGACCCGGACACCTGGAAGGGCATGGCCGAGATGGCCCTGTCGGTGGCCAAGGACCCGTCGACGCTGCCCGGGGTGCTGGAGAACATGGGCAAGGAGTTCGTGGCGTGGGACAAGTGGTCAGGCGACCATCCCGGCCGCGCCGCCGGAGAGGCCGCGTTCAACATCGGGTCACTGTTCGTGCCCGGCGGCGCGCTGTCGAAGACCGGCAGCGTCGCCAAGGGCTTGAACCTCAGCCGGCGGGTGCTGGAGGAGGGCCGGCTCCCCGGTGTCCGTGAGCTCGGCAGCTGGACCCGCGGCACGCCCAATCCGATTGAGACGCCGCGGGTTCCAGAGTTCACGCCGGCCGCGCCGGGCGGTGTGCCACCGGTCAGGCCGGAGGGTGTGCCACCTGTGGGGCCGGGACAGTCGACGGGTGCAGGTGGGCCGTCTGGTACCGGCCCGGCACGTACGGGCGAGCCACCCGCCGCCGCTGGGCGACCGCCCGGTTCCGGCGCGGAAGGCGGGGCCGGCCCGCGGGCGCCTGTCGAGCAGGCGGGACGGGGCGGATCAGGCGCGGAAGCGGCTCCTCGATCGGGGGCGACTGCGGCTTCGCCGAGCCCGGCACCCGAGTCGGGCGAGAACTCGTCTGCACACCCCAGTGGCGGCCATGGCTCCGAGCGAACACAAGATCGCATCGCTCACACCCATGGTGAGTCCGCTGACCGACACGACGAAATTCCGCCCGCTGCTCACGACTCGCCGCCACTGGAAGTGGATTCAGAGCGTGCCTCTCACATCGCCCACCAGCTCAACGAGGCTTACCTGCATGGTTCATCCACTCATGATCTGGCGCGGCAGCTGTCCGATTTCTCGACTCACCATGTTCACGACGAAGGACATCTTCCGGGCAACGTAGACCGCGTCGTGCTGGGAAAGTGGGACGGTCAGGACGGCGGGTACATCGGCGAGGCACGCGCCAACGGCGGCATCTACTACGACACCGGACAGGAACCGTGGGACAGTTTGACCGTCGGTTTGAGTCACGAGCAAGTGTCAGATCTCGGCTGGCAGGTCAATGAGGAATTCCTTCGCACGCAGATGGAGAACGGCGTGTCACGCATCGAATACATCCTCGACAGTCAGTACGCATCACTTGAGGAAGTGATGATCAAGCGTCAAGGATCTTTCTCGGCTATGGAAATCGAGTTCTTGACCGAGAACGCACCACAGTACGGCTACCGCCGGTCGGGAAACACCTGGGTGAAGGGCTGA
- a CDS encoding WXG100 family type VII secretion target yields the protein MTAFVVDFAQLRAAITHMEDFGREVTEILADIEHTMAALRGSWQGDGSDAQAQAQQQWDDGAEQMKEALSALQKVADAAHKNYTDAVAKNGQMWQT from the coding sequence ATGACGGCATTCGTGGTGGATTTCGCTCAGTTGCGTGCGGCGATCACCCACATGGAGGACTTCGGCCGCGAGGTCACCGAGATCCTCGCCGACATCGAGCACACGATGGCGGCCCTGCGCGGGTCCTGGCAGGGCGACGGATCGGATGCGCAGGCACAGGCCCAGCAGCAGTGGGACGACGGCGCCGAGCAGATGAAGGAGGCGCTGTCGGCGCTGCAGAAGGTCGCCGATGCGGCGCACAAGAACTACACCGACGCGGTCGCCAAGAACGGGCAGATGTGGCAGACGTGA
- a CDS encoding WXG100 family type VII secretion target, translating into MGRSVEVVVSELQAAADRLRDAGQRLQDGLSGVDLETRQLLGSGWKGDAASAYGPAWDQWHTGAGQVIRGLQTMADLLNLAGKEYAKTDERSGEALNATMQGGGGPSGGSAQGAGSVSTGSAGVPAPVADLAQQMNLDRLSSAGQSAGSVPGQFGGFVQQATQMAGEVAGQVTQMVEGAIQSGQEPPAPEPADREPEARDR; encoded by the coding sequence GTGGGGCGTTCGGTCGAGGTGGTGGTGTCGGAATTGCAGGCGGCGGCGGATCGCCTGCGTGATGCCGGACAGCGGCTGCAGGACGGGCTTTCCGGGGTGGACCTCGAGACGCGCCAGCTGCTGGGCTCCGGCTGGAAGGGCGATGCAGCGTCGGCGTACGGCCCGGCGTGGGATCAGTGGCACACCGGTGCGGGTCAGGTGATCCGCGGCCTGCAGACGATGGCCGACCTGCTGAACCTCGCGGGCAAGGAGTACGCCAAGACCGATGAGCGGTCCGGCGAGGCGCTGAACGCGACGATGCAGGGCGGGGGCGGCCCGAGCGGTGGAAGTGCGCAGGGCGCAGGCAGTGTGAGCACCGGGAGTGCCGGGGTACCGGCGCCCGTCGCCGACCTCGCGCAGCAGATGAACCTCGACCGGCTGTCGTCGGCGGGCCAGTCGGCGGGTTCGGTGCCCGGTCAGTTCGGCGGCTTTGTCCAGCAGGCCACCCAGATGGCCGGCGAAGTGGCCGGGCAGGTGACCCAGATGGTCGAAGGCGCGATCCAGAGCGGTCAGGAACCACCCGCTCCGGAGCCGGCCGATCGTGAACCGGAAGCCAGGGACCGATGA
- a CDS encoding metallophosphoesterase family protein, producing the protein MRLLLIADTHVPKRARDLPPDVWDAVDAADVVIHAGDWVEPGLLDALEARARRLVACWGNNDGDELRRRLPERADIELGGLRFTVTHETGGAAGREARMATACPDTDVLVFGHSHIPWDTTAETGLRLLNPGSPTDRRRQPYCTYMTATVADGALTDVELHRVPRRE; encoded by the coding sequence GTGCGCCTTCTGCTGATCGCCGACACGCACGTCCCGAAGCGGGCCCGCGACCTGCCGCCCGATGTGTGGGACGCGGTGGACGCCGCTGACGTGGTGATCCACGCCGGGGACTGGGTGGAGCCCGGACTGCTCGATGCGCTCGAGGCACGCGCCCGGCGCCTCGTGGCCTGCTGGGGCAACAACGACGGCGACGAGCTCCGCCGCCGGCTTCCCGAGCGGGCCGACATCGAACTCGGCGGGCTCCGCTTCACGGTGACCCACGAGACCGGTGGCGCCGCCGGCCGCGAGGCCCGGATGGCCACGGCCTGTCCCGACACCGACGTGCTGGTCTTCGGGCACAGCCACATTCCCTGGGACACCACCGCCGAAACCGGTCTGCGGCTGCTCAATCCGGGCTCGCCGACCGACCGGCGCCGCCAGCCGTACTGCACCTACATGACCGCGACGGTCGCCGACGGTGCGCTGACCGACGTGGAGCTGCACCGGGTGCCCCGCCGTGAGTGA